One Oryza glaberrima chromosome 11, OglaRS2, whole genome shotgun sequence genomic region harbors:
- the LOC127755509 gene encoding uncharacterized protein LOC127755509 isoform X5: MSLRRLAASALRRGGANDGGVLAAVRAEIAHELSSSPSSSPPSLQSQDIPDFSTVSDAPRGQEVLLRRRDASEEVLVSAVLAPLRFEGEEPLPRDALMKVFVSKPDVKPVMRFDCRAFAAEGDGGSADYDVTAVCYHPFAGECDAGEDKYEGPEFRGEARRPILLSQSLRACWAKIIPLGSSSRPRLPEILLIIK; encoded by the exons ATGTCGCTGCGCCGCCTGGCCGCGtccgccctccgccgcggcggcgccaacgacggcggcgtgctggccgccgtccgcgccgagATCGCTCAtgagctctcctcctccccctcctcctctcctccgtcgcTCCAATCCCAG GACATTCCTGATTTCTCCACCGTGTCGGACGCGCCGCGCGGGCAGGAGGTGCTCCTGCGCCGCCGGGATGCTTCCGAGGAGGTCCTCGTGTCGGCGGTGCTCGCGCCGCTGCGGTTCGAAGGGGAGGAGCCCCTGCCCAGGGACGCGCTCATGAAGGTGTTCGTCAGTAAGCCTGATGTGAAGCCGGTGATGCGGTTCGATTGCCGCGCGTTTGCAGCTGAAGGTGATGGCGGCTCTGCTGACTATGATGTTACTGCTGTTTGTTACCACCCGTTTGCTGGCGAGTGCGACGCTGGGGAAGACAAGTATGAAGGGCCGGAGTTCAG GGGAGAGGCGCGGCGTCCAATCCTTCTATCGCAGTCTCTTCGCGCATGTTGGGCGAAAATAATCCCGCTAGGCTCTTCTTCGCGCCCTCGTCTGCCG GAGATCTTGCTAATCATCAAGTGA
- the LOC127755509 gene encoding uncharacterized protein LOC127755509 isoform X6 has product MSLRRLAASALRRGGANDGGVLAAVRAEIAHELSSSPSSSPPSLQSQDIPDFSTVSDAPRGQEVLLRRRDASEEVLVSAVLAPLRFEGEEPLPRDALMKVFVSKPDVKPVMRFDCRAFAAEGDGGSADYDVTAVCYHPFAGECDAGEDKYEGPEFRRSC; this is encoded by the exons ATGTCGCTGCGCCGCCTGGCCGCGtccgccctccgccgcggcggcgccaacgacggcggcgtgctggccgccgtccgcgccgagATCGCTCAtgagctctcctcctccccctcctcctctcctccgtcgcTCCAATCCCAG GACATTCCTGATTTCTCCACCGTGTCGGACGCGCCGCGCGGGCAGGAGGTGCTCCTGCGCCGCCGGGATGCTTCCGAGGAGGTCCTCGTGTCGGCGGTGCTCGCGCCGCTGCGGTTCGAAGGGGAGGAGCCCCTGCCCAGGGACGCGCTCATGAAGGTGTTCGTCAGTAAGCCTGATGTGAAGCCGGTGATGCGGTTCGATTGCCGCGCGTTTGCAGCTGAAGGTGATGGCGGCTCTGCTGACTATGATGTTACTGCTGTTTGTTACCACCCGTTTGCTGGCGAGTGCGACGCTGGGGAAGACAAGTATGAAGGGCCGGAGTTCAG GAGATCTTGCTAA
- the LOC127755509 gene encoding uncharacterized protein LOC127755509 isoform X1 produces MSLRRLAASALRRGGANDGGVLAAVRAEIAHELSSSPSSSPPSLQSQDIPDFSTVSDAPRGQEVLLRRRDASEEVLVSAVLAPLRFEGEEPLPRDALMKVFVSKPDVKPVMRFDCRAFAAEGDGGSADYDVTAVCYHPFAGECDAGEDKYEGPEFRGEARRPILLSQSLRACWAKIIPLGSSSRPRLPVSRSVPPALSSLQLLGKQPSLPQATPRRHFFQKRHVFRQHQSHLHLARCAPQAPTPLRFSQPPDSPPIGPLPRRVLQPPSPMSDWCHPVPATQAIW; encoded by the exons ATGTCGCTGCGCCGCCTGGCCGCGtccgccctccgccgcggcggcgccaacgacggcggcgtgctggccgccgtccgcgccgagATCGCTCAtgagctctcctcctccccctcctcctctcctccgtcgcTCCAATCCCAG GACATTCCTGATTTCTCCACCGTGTCGGACGCGCCGCGCGGGCAGGAGGTGCTCCTGCGCCGCCGGGATGCTTCCGAGGAGGTCCTCGTGTCGGCGGTGCTCGCGCCGCTGCGGTTCGAAGGGGAGGAGCCCCTGCCCAGGGACGCGCTCATGAAGGTGTTCGTCAGTAAGCCTGATGTGAAGCCGGTGATGCGGTTCGATTGCCGCGCGTTTGCAGCTGAAGGTGATGGCGGCTCTGCTGACTATGATGTTACTGCTGTTTGTTACCACCCGTTTGCTGGCGAGTGCGACGCTGGGGAAGACAAGTATGAAGGGCCGGAGTTCAG GGGAGAGGCGCGGCGTCCAATCCTTCTATCGCAGTCTCTTCGCGCATGTTGGGCGAAAATAATCCCGCTAGGCTCTTCTTCGCGCCCTCGTCTGCCGGTGAGTAGATCCGTTCCGCCAGCTTTATCTTCCCTGCAGCTGTTGGGAAAGCAGCCATCGCTCCCCCAAGCTACCCCGCGTCGGCATTTTTTCCAGAAGCGGCACGTGTTCCGGCAGCACCAGTCCCATCTCCACCTAGCCAGGTGCGCTCCCCAAGCACCAACACCGCTTCGATTCAGCCAGCCACCCGATTCGCCTCCAATTGGCCCTCTGCCCCGTCGCGTCTTGCAGCCGCCTTCCCCTATGTCGGATTGGTGCCACCCTGTCCCGGCCACCCAAGCCATCTGGTAA
- the LOC127755509 gene encoding uncharacterized protein LOC127755509 isoform X2 — translation MSLRRLAASALRRGGANDGGVLAAVRAEIAHELSSSPSSSPPSLQSQDIPDFSTVSDAPRGQEVLLRRRDASEEVLVSAVLAPLRFEGEEPLPRDALMKVFVSKPDVKPVMRFDCRAFAAEGDGGSADYDVTAVCYHPFAGECDAGEDKYEGPEFRGEARRPILLSQSLRACWAKIIPLGSSSRPRLPKRHVFRQHQSHLHLARCAPQAPTPLRFSQPPDSPPIGPLPRRVLQPPSPMSDWCHPVPATQAIW, via the exons ATGTCGCTGCGCCGCCTGGCCGCGtccgccctccgccgcggcggcgccaacgacggcggcgtgctggccgccgtccgcgccgagATCGCTCAtgagctctcctcctccccctcctcctctcctccgtcgcTCCAATCCCAG GACATTCCTGATTTCTCCACCGTGTCGGACGCGCCGCGCGGGCAGGAGGTGCTCCTGCGCCGCCGGGATGCTTCCGAGGAGGTCCTCGTGTCGGCGGTGCTCGCGCCGCTGCGGTTCGAAGGGGAGGAGCCCCTGCCCAGGGACGCGCTCATGAAGGTGTTCGTCAGTAAGCCTGATGTGAAGCCGGTGATGCGGTTCGATTGCCGCGCGTTTGCAGCTGAAGGTGATGGCGGCTCTGCTGACTATGATGTTACTGCTGTTTGTTACCACCCGTTTGCTGGCGAGTGCGACGCTGGGGAAGACAAGTATGAAGGGCCGGAGTTCAG GGGAGAGGCGCGGCGTCCAATCCTTCTATCGCAGTCTCTTCGCGCATGTTGGGCGAAAATAATCCCGCTAGGCTCTTCTTCGCGCCCTCGTCTGCCG AAGCGGCACGTGTTCCGGCAGCACCAGTCCCATCTCCACCTAGCCAGGTGCGCTCCCCAAGCACCAACACCGCTTCGATTCAGCCAGCCACCCGATTCGCCTCCAATTGGCCCTCTGCCCCGTCGCGTCTTGCAGCCGCCTTCCCCTATGTCGGATTGGTGCCACCCTGTCCCGGCCACCCAAGCCATCTGGTAA
- the LOC127755509 gene encoding uncharacterized protein LOC127755509 isoform X4 produces MSLRRLAASALRRGGANDGGVLAAVRAEIAHELSSSPSSSPPSLQSQDIPDFSTVSDAPRGQEVLLRRRDASEEVLVSAVLAPLRFEGEEPLPRDALMKVFVSKPDVKPVMRFDCRAFAAEGDGGSADYDVTAVCYHPFAGECDAGEDKYEGPEFRGEARRPILLSQSLRACWAKIIPLGSSSRPRLPKFGSAVTGCIERVYGGKRR; encoded by the exons ATGTCGCTGCGCCGCCTGGCCGCGtccgccctccgccgcggcggcgccaacgacggcggcgtgctggccgccgtccgcgccgagATCGCTCAtgagctctcctcctccccctcctcctctcctccgtcgcTCCAATCCCAG GACATTCCTGATTTCTCCACCGTGTCGGACGCGCCGCGCGGGCAGGAGGTGCTCCTGCGCCGCCGGGATGCTTCCGAGGAGGTCCTCGTGTCGGCGGTGCTCGCGCCGCTGCGGTTCGAAGGGGAGGAGCCCCTGCCCAGGGACGCGCTCATGAAGGTGTTCGTCAGTAAGCCTGATGTGAAGCCGGTGATGCGGTTCGATTGCCGCGCGTTTGCAGCTGAAGGTGATGGCGGCTCTGCTGACTATGATGTTACTGCTGTTTGTTACCACCCGTTTGCTGGCGAGTGCGACGCTGGGGAAGACAAGTATGAAGGGCCGGAGTTCAG GGGAGAGGCGCGGCGTCCAATCCTTCTATCGCAGTCTCTTCGCGCATGTTGGGCGAAAATAATCCCGCTAGGCTCTTCTTCGCGCCCTCGTCTGCCG